The following are encoded together in the Clostridium sp. BJN0013 genome:
- a CDS encoding RAMP superfamily CRISPR-associated protein, with protein sequence MAKYVVFDIKNIEPIKISSTVMQSDNEYSRSYIPGSAIRGAYISNYINANDVKDLNSGIHREKLLKGGMKFLNAYPVIDEVRSLPFPRCFYALKDDIKKYNVSKKMRIAMFYEDTDRDIDKVKGFEFANFNFSKEVLETRGIDKINNLHIKKEAKNKIFRYEAIDSGEKFRGIIKCENDDYIEEIKQVLKKGLFYIGGSKGSGYGKCKIDNINVNEKNPEIRIFGDAVDDFEDRESFSIYASSDILYRDKFGIYKSYIDEEYLKEKLGLEEVKFENSFVDMEYFTGFNNKWGCRLPIVNGIKSGSIFVYKFKGDLNLDNIRNFEEEGIGERKQDGFGRFIILPDIDQTLSFNQVVLSDSHSEKTEEIEVKDEEDKNQLSMILDRIYLNKINKKLSENVLGMNSQVNLSLNKNQFGKLTELMDVLLGMKYGDGIIRLRNYFQHISERKINRELANKLERPFIDRKPLKDYMLSELENNDKFDFGNKYGQPFKIGGVESRLHGEAQVMYNYKLRIFKELFRMQLKDNSEGGEN encoded by the coding sequence ATGGCTAAATATGTTGTATTTGATATAAAAAATATAGAACCGATAAAAATTTCATCTACAGTTATGCAGTCCGATAATGAATATTCCAGAAGTTATATACCGGGATCGGCCATAAGAGGTGCATATATATCAAACTATATTAATGCAAATGATGTAAAGGATCTTAATTCTGGAATACATAGAGAAAAACTGTTAAAGGGGGGAATGAAATTTTTAAATGCCTATCCGGTAATTGATGAAGTCAGATCACTGCCATTTCCAAGATGTTTTTATGCTCTGAAAGATGATATAAAGAAATATAATGTAAGTAAAAAAATGAGGATAGCAATGTTTTACGAAGATACCGATAGGGACATCGATAAAGTGAAAGGATTTGAATTTGCAAATTTTAATTTTAGTAAAGAAGTATTGGAAACTCGAGGGATAGATAAAATAAATAATTTGCATATAAAAAAGGAAGCAAAGAATAAGATCTTTAGGTATGAAGCTATAGATTCAGGAGAAAAATTTAGAGGAATAATTAAATGCGAAAATGACGATTATATTGAAGAAATCAAACAAGTACTGAAGAAAGGATTATTCTATATAGGTGGTTCAAAAGGTTCTGGATATGGGAAGTGTAAAATAGATAATATAAATGTAAATGAGAAGAACCCTGAAATTAGGATTTTTGGAGATGCAGTAGATGATTTTGAAGATAGAGAGTCTTTTTCAATTTATGCATCATCCGATATATTATATAGGGATAAATTTGGAATTTATAAATCCTATATAGATGAAGAATATTTAAAAGAAAAGCTCGGCCTTGAGGAAGTTAAATTTGAAAACAGTTTTGTAGATATGGAATATTTTACAGGATTTAATAACAAGTGGGGATGCAGACTTCCCATAGTAAATGGAATAAAATCAGGAAGTATATTTGTTTATAAATTTAAAGGCGATTTGAATCTCGATAATATTAGGAATTTCGAAGAAGAGGGGATAGGAGAAAGAAAGCAGGATGGTTTTGGAAGATTTATAATTTTACCTGACATTGACCAGACTCTTTCTTTTAACCAGGTCGTCCTTTCAGATAGTCATAGTGAGAAAACTGAGGAAATTGAAGTTAAAGACGAAGAAGATAAAAATCAGCTCAGCATGATACTTGATAGAATTTATCTCAATAAAATCAATAAAAAACTCTCTGAAAATGTATTGGGAATGAACTCCCAGGTGAATTTGAGTTTAAATAAAAATCAATTTGGAAAACTTACAGAGTTAATGGACGTTCTTCTTGGAATGAAATATGGAGATGGAATAATAAGACTTAGAAATTACTTTCAGCATATTTCAGAAAGAAAGATAAATAGAGAACTTGCAAATAAACTTGAAAGACCTTTTATAGATAGAAAGCCATTAAAAGACTATATGTTAAGTGAACTTGAAAACAATGATAAATTTGATTTTGGAAATAAGTATGGGCAGCCTTTTAAAATAGGGGGAGTTGAGTCAAGACTCCATGGTGAAGCTCAAGTTATGTATAATTACAAATTAAGGATTTTCAAAGAGCTTTTTAGAATGCAGCTTAAAGACAATTCAGAGGGAGGGGAAAATTAA
- a CDS encoding RAMP superfamily CRISPR-associated protein produces MTYFKIKIKLLSESIFGNGESESSGVDVDILKDDIGVPYFRGKTFKGKLRAEISALGEYMFCFSKNRYDKIIEGLLGKEGKFDSNTLKFSDCVISECVHDDLKYGVENYKFDKKDILNSLTEVRTFTRIDENGVPEKGSLRQARVIKKGLILYCDVECQRNLDDIEKGILSAGVAVLRNLGTMESRGKGNVKCSLIEKGEDVTAKYIDVLEKEA; encoded by the coding sequence ATGACATATTTTAAAATAAAAATAAAACTACTTTCCGAAAGTATTTTTGGAAATGGGGAATCAGAATCGAGTGGAGTTGATGTTGATATATTAAAGGATGACATAGGTGTTCCTTATTTTAGAGGGAAGACCTTTAAGGGAAAACTAAGAGCGGAAATTTCTGCACTCGGAGAGTATATGTTCTGTTTCAGTAAAAATAGATATGACAAAATTATTGAAGGACTTCTTGGGAAAGAGGGAAAGTTTGACAGCAATACTTTAAAGTTTTCGGATTGTGTTATATCAGAGTGCGTGCATGATGATCTCAAATATGGTGTTGAAAATTATAAGTTTGACAAAAAAGATATACTTAATTCTCTTACGGAAGTTAGAACCTTTACAAGGATTGATGAGAATGGAGTTCCAGAAAAGGGTTCTTTAAGGCAGGCCAGGGTGATAAAAAAAGGTTTGATTTTATACTGTGATGTAGAATGTCAAAGAAATTTAGATGATATTGAAAAGGGCATACTTTCAGCAGGAGTAGCAGTTTTAAGGAATCTCGGCACAATGGAGAGCAGGGGAAAAGGAAATGTAAAATGCTCACTTATAGAAAAAGGTGAAGATGTGACAGCTAAATATATTGATGTACTGGAAAAGGAGGCTTAA
- a CDS encoding Fic family protein, translating to MHPFADKNGRTGRMLINCLLIVNIFH from the coding sequence ATACATCCTTTTGCTGATAAAAATGGAAGAACCGGCAGAATGCTGATCAATTGTCTTCTTATAGTAAATATTTTTCACTAA